The genome window TGCATTGGTGCAATCATGCGATACTGGCCAGTGCCAGAACCATTAAGAGGAAAAACAACAACCCGTGTTTTTAAATTAAACCGAGGGTCCCACTGTCGTTGGATATCTACTTCTGGTGCAAAAAATCGTGAGCGCAGACTCAGGTTGTCATTATAGAAAGGATCGTGTTTGAACAAATCAGACCACTTTTCGACGATGAACTCTTCTCTGTGAGAATTGTAATCGGCCACACCATTTGATTGCTCTGCCAGCTTTTTGTCCTGAAACAAGGTGGCATAGGGTGACCAGATAACCTTTTTACCTTGCTGCTGGATAGTGAGACATAAATCCATAACGGTATAACACGTATCTGAAAATATACTTTCACTCAGCCCTCCAGCCTGGATGAACGTCTGTTTTTCAATACCGAAACATGCTGATGACACGGAGGAATACTGCTGAATGCAATGCGCTCGTTCCATATAGCCCGGTTCAGTAATATCGAGCCCTTGGAATAGACCACTGACATCATCCGTGATACCGAAAACGCCTCCAGCATGAATAATCTTGTTGTTATCATCGAGGATACGGGCACCCACAATCCCCACGTCCTCTCTGGCCAACAATGGCATCATCTCATTTAACCAATTGCCGTTCACAGCCATAGCAAAGCAAGACATAACAACAATATAATCACCACTAGCGATGTTCACACCATGGTTAATAGCTGCCGAGTAGTTTTTCTGTTCAAAACGTGTTGAAACGAAACGTTCCCCCCACATTTCTGACATCTCAGCATACACATCTTCGAGATCTTCGACATCACTCATGACATCTACAACGACCACTTCGTAGTTAATATAGGTCGTGTTGAGCTCTAACTCTTCCAAACATCGGGCAAGGTAGGAAACATAGTTATGATGAGCAACGATAATAGAGACTTTGGGCTGATTTTTCGTGCTATAGACTGTCTGGAATCGCGGCTTGTTTTTGGGGTTCGATATTGTGGCTGAAATACCGCTCCTGTTTAGATGTGCATGGCGGGTCAACCATTCATTTTCTGCCAATAGCTCTTTATTAATCTCTAATGGAATAGATGTGAGCAATACATCAGGGATATGAGAAAACGCTGATTGCTGATATTGCTCATACACCTTAAATGCCATATCGGTGGTGTGCACATAAGCTAAGTTTGAATATCCACCGACCTGTTCAAAGGCTTCTCTACTGACAATGAATGAACGCCCTAAGTATGAATAGGCCCTCAGATAATCCAGACTAAACTCAGGTTTGAACCAGATATCAGCTTTAGACTCATCGACTAATTCATCACTATAGATAAACTGCGCTTTTGTCTCTAAGTTAATCGTATCAGCAAAGCTCAATAAAGCATGTGGCGCTAACTTATCACCAGGAATTAATTGCATAATCCAATCAAGCTGAGCAGCAACCACAACCTGTTCGATGTCTTCATTCAGATTTTTCCCTGAGATCTGGACCCATTCAATATTCTCAGGCACAGAGGAAAACGCATCTGGGGCCGGGATATTACTTAGGATAGTCAAACCCCAAGCTTGATAGAGCTGTTGCTCAAGTGACTCAATCGTATTGGAAAGAGCCTCTAGTTCTGATGCATTGACGATGATAAGTAAATGAAAACCTGGCGTCATTGTCCAAGTACTTGACATTCGTTCAGCAAGTGACATAACAGAGGTTTCTGACAACTCATGTTGATATAACCATCGTTTATTTTTGGAAAGACGTTCCCTTTCTGCAATCAATACATCACTTTGTTCGGAGACAACACCATTTATGTAAGCTAGTGTTTTATCAACCCATGCATTCGATAATCTCTTTCTTTTTGAAAAGAACTCTTGCGTTTGAATCACAAACCATTCGATCTGGGTGGTGCAATCGTTTATTAGTTTTTCGTAGTTTACACCGACCTGTGCGACCGTATTTCTCGCCATTGCTATGGCATCTGGATCAGTTCCAAATGCAATACCAGGGCCATTCAAATCACCATCGATTTTATCCAGATATGGTGTGGGTATCATCGCGACAGGACAACCGCACAAAAGCGCCTCAGCGACTATTGAAGAAGGTTCATAACAGAGTAACAATTCACTTTTTCTAAGAATGCTGGCAAGCTCAGCCTGAGACAAAGAAACATCCTGGCACAAGCTTCTGGCACCCGTAATATGCTCAGTTAAAGCTCTCCCACTGGCTAAATATTTGTTTGCGTAATAACAAATCCCCTCTCTACTCTGATCATCGGGGTTATCGCGATTATTGAATAAAGTATTATCAACAACAGGAACTCTGAGGATATTCGCTTCAATATTGACTGGAATAAAATCAGCTGAGAATGCAAATATCATTTCATCTTCAGAAAAAGTTTTATCACCGCCAACCACACCAGGTGCATTCAACAACCATCGAACAACATTTTCCGCTTCAAGGGGATTACCGGAAATGAC of Methylophaga marina contains these proteins:
- a CDS encoding glycosyltransferase — its product is MARLNFFTTEQQPFYIYTSEFVNKFAGVRALHYLCHALNQLGAEAYVVGTKKVDTSLRTPQLTKLDVVRHERLGLSPIVIYPEVISGNPLEAENVVRWLLNAPGVVGGDKTFSEDEMIFAFSADFIPVNIEANILRVPVVDNTLFNNRDNPDDQSREGICYYANKYLASGRALTEHITGARSLCQDVSLSQAELASILRKSELLLCYEPSSIVAEALLCGCPVAMIPTPYLDKIDGDLNGPGIAFGTDPDAIAMARNTVAQVGVNYEKLINDCTTQIEWFVIQTQEFFSKRKRLSNAWVDKTLAYINGVVSEQSDVLIAERERLSKNKRWLYQHELSETSVMSLAERMSSTWTMTPGFHLLIIVNASELEALSNTIESLEQQLYQAWGLTILSNIPAPDAFSSVPENIEWVQISGKNLNEDIEQVVVAAQLDWIMQLIPGDKLAPHALLSFADTINLETKAQFIYSDELVDESKADIWFKPEFSLDYLRAYSYLGRSFIVSREAFEQVGGYSNLAYVHTTDMAFKVYEQYQQSAFSHIPDVLLTSIPLEINKELLAENEWLTRHAHLNRSGISATISNPKNKPRFQTVYSTKNQPKVSIIVAHHNYVSYLARCLEELELNTTYINYEVVVVDVMSDVEDLEDVYAEMSEMWGERFVSTRFEQKNYSAAINHGVNIASGDYIVVMSCFAMAVNGNWLNEMMPLLAREDVGIVGARILDDNNKIIHAGGVFGITDDVSGLFQGLDITEPGYMERAHCIQQYSSVSSACFGIEKQTFIQAGGLSESIFSDTCYTVMDLCLTIQQQGKKVIWSPYATLFQDKKLAEQSNGVADYNSHREEFIVEKWSDLFKHDPFYNDNLSLRSRFFAPEVDIQRQWDPRFNLKTRVVVFPLNGSGTGQYRMIAPMQALAERGDVELTWMPFHEFKEQPLLPTLFELMRLKPDVIYLQQMLTDVTYNFLKEVKAHTQISIVLSLDDLVTNLPKMSDRKKLVFRDMRSRLRKTLALCDHTIVSTEPLADLCRQYTDNVTVIPNRLESQRWLNLSLPQKNAHPKPRVGWAGANQHAGDLALMTPVVESLADRIDWVFMGMCPLELRPYVKEFHQFVSFNQYPQVLADLDLDLALAPLEEHPFNEAKSNLRLLEYGAMGWPVIASDIYPYQQYGAPVTLVPNDEVVWIETILAALAEPEKIAAHGRQLQNWVRQKFILEDHLHEWLKVFKFNKNK